The Primulina eburnea isolate SZY01 unplaced genomic scaffold, ASM2296580v1 ctg424_ERROPOS1667910, whole genome shotgun sequence genome contains a region encoding:
- the LOC140821101 gene encoding putative late blight resistance protein homolog R1A-3: MAAAYAALLAVARSLREILNLEKYIDPLHKEKKVSLKEKVDFIVAFLEDYSDKHQETLGREGNGIRKAAFEAQDFMDSYQCSVSTIDDDGSTEEADLNLDRDLTMASERIGFIWEETMKMNNRDTTKDLRSVSYSFPVDRSSTVQATAKKMVVGFDDDLIVIKERLFEDSPNLQIIPVVGMGGIGKTTLARKAYDDSILSQHFDKCAWITVSQEYRRRDVLSGLLKSLKNEQSNENEAELAKLVYQCLIGRRYLIVIDDIWSTKAWDDFKMTFPDDGSGSRILLTTRLLDVASHARSSDAPVHQMNCLNNDQSWELLRESVFEQQSCPLELVKVGKKIAENCRGLPLTIVVVVGLILSSGNVTREEVWENVSENISSREPTIALQCSKILCFSYDRLPLRLKPCFLYIAAFPEDSEIDVSKLIKLWVAEGFLKPNDQFKWLEDVGERCLEDLVNRSLLLVSKKGIDGKLESVTIHDMLREICITKAEEEGFLHGVSSKMNSRTEIIDKPYRRLQIHCTNICQEWKILDSSVRSVLLFSEKYKAPTIDLRSRYVGVLDVSQVTWPKISHVISTFVNLRYFAFNFDFGFPVSISIHPNLETIVVYLEGSIGRVPYEILKMPKLRHLIWHTRPFRLSYSSDIGIVHESDLQTIEPVADFIFTEEIIKILVNLKKLAVEYYMNDHDWDYYNLENLCHLQSLEDLQISMCCWPGPSMTWNHAFPIGLKKLFLKRVRFPWENMTLIASLPNLQVLEMRTMAVNKDSKWVMMEGQFLQLKYFLSSLDSLLTWEMEKEHFPCLESLILERPKQINEIPSGIREIDTLRYIELRYCKKSLVISAKQMEKHQHENGNDAFRVHVIDFDGYDVLF; encoded by the coding sequence ATGGCTGCTGCTTATGCCGCGCTTCTTGCTGTTGCTCGATCATTGCGAGAGATTTTGAATCTTGAGAAGTATATCGATCCTCTTCACAAAGAAAAAAAAGTTTCTCTCAAGGAAAAAGTTGATTTCATCGTTGCTTTCCTCGAAGATTATTCAGATAAGCATCAAGAAACACTTGGTCGTGAGGGAAATGGGATTAGAAAAGCTGCATTTGAAGCTCAAGATTTCATGGATTCGTATCAGTGTTCGGTGTCAACTATTGATGATGATGGGAGTACTGAAGAGGCTGATTTGAACTTGGATCGAGACTTAACCATGGCGTCTGAAAGGATTGGTTTTATTTGGGAAGAGACGATGAAGATGAACAACAGGGACACGACAAAAGATCTCCGATCCGTATCTTATTCTTTTCCTGTCGACCGTTCATCCACGGTCCAAGCCACTGCCAAAAAAATGGTTGTGGGATTTGATGATGACTTGATCGTAATCAAAGAACGGTTATTTGAAGATTCTCCTAACCTCCAAATTATCCCAGTTGTTGGGATGGGGGGAATCGGGAAGACGACTCTGGCTAGAAAAGCATACGACGATTCAATCCTTTCTCAACACTTCGACAAATGCGCATGGATCACAGTGTCACAAGAGTATCGAAGGAGAGATGTTCTTTCAGGGCTTTTGAAGTCCCTCAAGAATGAACAATCTAATGAGAACGAAGCAGAACTGGCAAAACTAGTGTATCAATGTCTCATTGGGAGGCGATATCTCATTGTGATTGATGATATATGGAGTACCAAGGCATGGGATGATTTCAAGATGACATTCCCGGATGATGGTAGTGGAAGTCGAATCCTGTTAACCACCAGGCTATTAGATGTGGCTTCTCATGCGAGATCTTCCGATGCTCCTGTTCACCAAATGAACTGTTTAAATAATGATCAAAGTTGGGAATTACTTCGAGAAAGTGTTTTTGAACAACAGTCTTGTCCTCTCGAACTGGTGAAAGTCGGGAAGAAGATTGCGGAAAATTGTAGGGGACTCCCACTCACCATCGTGGTGGTTGTAGGACTAATCCTTTCTTCAGGCAACGTGACGAGAGAAGAAGTGTGGGAAAATGTTTCGGAAAATATAAGTTCTAGAGAACCCACAATTGCGCTTCAATGCTCAAAGATACTGTGTTTTAGTTATGATCGGTTGCCTCTTCGACTAAAACCATGTTTCCTCTACATTGCAGCTTTTCCAGAAGATTCTGAAATTGATGTTTCTAAGCTAATTAAGTTGTGGGTTGCTGAGGGATTTCTGAAACCAAATGATCAGTTCAAATGGTTGGAAGATGTGGGGGAACGTTGTTTGGAGGATCTGGTGAACAGAAGTTTGCTCTTAGTGAGCAAGAAAGGGATTGACGGGAAACTCGAATCTGTTACAATCCATGATATGTTGAGGGAGATTTGCATAACAAAAGCTGAAGAAGAGGGGTTTCTTCATGGTGTCTCATCCAAAATGAATTCCAGAACAGAAATCATAGACAAACCATATCGGCGCCTCCAAATTCATTGCACAAATATATGTCAAGAATGGAAAATCCTAGATTCGAGCGTGCGTTCGGTTCTACTTTTCTCCGAGAAATATAAAGCGCCAACAATAGATCTAAGGTCTAGGTACGTCGGTGTCTTGGATGTATCCCAAGtaacttggccgaaaatttcacATGTAATCTCTACATTCGTCAATTTAAGGTACTTTGCTTTCAATTTTGATTTTGGATTTCCAGTCTCAATATCGATACATCCCAATCTCGAAACTATAGTTGTTTATCTGGAAGGAAGCATAGGTCGAGTACCATATGAAATTTTAAAGATGCCCAAGTTAAGGCATCTGATTTGGCACACTCGGCCTTTTCGTTTATCCTACTCATCTGACATAGGAATTGTTCATGAAAGTGATCTACAAACAATTGAGCCAGTGGCCGATTTCATATTTACCGAAGAGATAATCAAAATACTTGTGAATCTGAAGAAATTGGCTGTTGAATATTATATGAATGATCATGATTGGGATTATTATAATCTCGAAAACCTTTGCCATTTACAAAGCCTCGAGGACTTGCAAATCTCAATGTGCTGCTGGCCTGGTCCCTCAATGACATGGAACCATGCTTTTCCAATCGGTCTAAAGAAGTTATTTCTAAAAAGAGTCCGTTTTCCTTGGGAAAATATGACCTTAATTGCGTCGCTTCCGAATCTTCAAGTACTCGAGATGAGAACGATGGCAGTCAATAAAGATTCAAAGTGGGTGATGATGGAAGGTCAATTTCTTCAACTCAAGTACTTCCTTTCTTCCTTGGATTCTCTGTTGACGTGGGAAATGGAAAAAGAGCATTTCCCATGTCTTGAAAGCTTGATTCTTGAGCGTCCCAAGCAGATTAATGAGATTCCTAGTGGTATAAGAGAAATAGATACACTTCGATATATTGAGTTGCGGTACTGTAAAAAATCATTGGTAATCTCAGCGAAGCAAATGGAAAAGCATCAACATGAAAATGGAAATGATGCTTTTCGTGTTCATGTAATAGATTTCGATGGAtatgatgttttgttttga